One window of the Rhipicephalus microplus isolate Deutch F79 chromosome 2, USDA_Rmic, whole genome shotgun sequence genome contains the following:
- the stas gene encoding transmembrane protein stas isoform X1, giving the protein MAAECDANVKQAETVSVPSKHARGSTRRSLLILGITFLSSLMCLLLVYWNFPKLEPSEKQHIKLPRDIEDAKGLGRVLNRYTDRYFFTVTSGFFVTYIFLQSFAIPGSIFLSILSGFLFPFPLALFLVCLCSAMGASFCYFFSYLVGRRLVFKYFPAKAMKWSEQVGRHKDNLLNYMIFLRITPFLPNWFINVTAPVIDVPIAPFFLGTFVGVAPPSFVAIQAGTTLHKLSSSRDAISWWSVSVLAIFAVLSLLPVIFKGKLKQKVL; this is encoded by the exons CGGAGACCGTGTCAGTGCCTTCGAAACATGCGAGAGGGAGCACGAGACGATCATTGCTGATTCTAGGGATCACATTCCTCTCTTCACTGATGTGCCTTCTTCTAGTCTACTGGAATTTCCCAAAGCTGGAACC CTCTGAAAAGCAGCACATCAAGCTGCCGCGAGACATAGAGGATGCCAAGGGCTTGGGACGGGTGCTCAACAGATACACAGATCGTTATTTCTTCACCGTCACGTCTGGCTTCTTTGTCACCTACATCTT CTTGCAGTCCTTTGCGATTCCAGGCTCCATCTTTCTCAGCATCCTCTCTGGCTTCCTCTTCCCGTTCCCGTTGGCACTGTTTCTCGTTTGCCTG TGTTCGGCGATGGGAGCGTCATTCTGCTACTTCTTCTCGTACCTGGTTGGGAGGCGCCTGGTGTTTAAGTACTTTCCCGCCAAAGCCATGAAGTGGTCCGAGCAG GTGGGGCGGCATAAGGACAACTTGCTCAACTACATGATCTTCCTGCGCATCACGCCTTTCCTTCCCAATTGGTTCATCAACGTCACAGCACCCGTCATAGACGTGCCTATAGCCCCCTTCTTTCTAGGCACATTTGTAG GTGTAGCGCCGCCATCATTCGTAGCCATCCAGGCCGGCACCACACTGCACAAGCTGAGCTCGTCCCGAGACGCAATCTCCTGGTGGTCCGTGTCCGTGCTGGCCATCTTCGCCGTGCTGTCTCTACTGCCGGTGATCTTCAAGGGCAAGCTCAAGCAGAAAGTGCTCTAG
- the stas gene encoding transmembrane protein stas isoform X2, giving the protein MCLLLVYWNFPKLEPSEKQHIKLPRDIEDAKGLGRVLNRYTDRYFFTVTSGFFVTYIFLQSFAIPGSIFLSILSGFLFPFPLALFLVCLCSAMGASFCYFFSYLVGRRLVFKYFPAKAMKWSEQVGRHKDNLLNYMIFLRITPFLPNWFINVTAPVIDVPIAPFFLGTFVGVAPPSFVAIQAGTTLHKLSSSRDAISWWSVSVLAIFAVLSLLPVIFKGKLKQKVL; this is encoded by the exons ATGTGCCTTCTTCTAGTCTACTGGAATTTCCCAAAGCTGGAACC CTCTGAAAAGCAGCACATCAAGCTGCCGCGAGACATAGAGGATGCCAAGGGCTTGGGACGGGTGCTCAACAGATACACAGATCGTTATTTCTTCACCGTCACGTCTGGCTTCTTTGTCACCTACATCTT CTTGCAGTCCTTTGCGATTCCAGGCTCCATCTTTCTCAGCATCCTCTCTGGCTTCCTCTTCCCGTTCCCGTTGGCACTGTTTCTCGTTTGCCTG TGTTCGGCGATGGGAGCGTCATTCTGCTACTTCTTCTCGTACCTGGTTGGGAGGCGCCTGGTGTTTAAGTACTTTCCCGCCAAAGCCATGAAGTGGTCCGAGCAG GTGGGGCGGCATAAGGACAACTTGCTCAACTACATGATCTTCCTGCGCATCACGCCTTTCCTTCCCAATTGGTTCATCAACGTCACAGCACCCGTCATAGACGTGCCTATAGCCCCCTTCTTTCTAGGCACATTTGTAG GTGTAGCGCCGCCATCATTCGTAGCCATCCAGGCCGGCACCACACTGCACAAGCTGAGCTCGTCCCGAGACGCAATCTCCTGGTGGTCCGTGTCCGTGCTGGCCATCTTCGCCGTGCTGTCTCTACTGCCGGTGATCTTCAAGGGCAAGCTCAAGCAGAAAGTGCTCTAG